A single Drosophila ananassae strain 14024-0371.13 chromosome 3L, ASM1763931v2, whole genome shotgun sequence DNA region contains:
- the LOC6495416 gene encoding protein EFR3 homolog cmp44E isoform X4, which produces MPGCCGCCSALRPRYKRLVDNIFPVNPEDGLVKSNMEKLTFYSLSSPDKLDRIGEYLYQKATKDINRKRYKLAEIAMEAMDLLLQACHAQTTLNLFVESFLRMVQKLLEDSNPNLKIMATNSFVKFANINEDTPSYHRRYDFFISKFSSMCHSDAASLRDSLRLAGIKGLQGVIRKTVSDDLVENIWEAQHMEKIVPSLLFNMQFCVNVMFVKKNLLASGDLTPVEDATNVTPPALAEEVLRELVGRASFGHIRSVLKPLLTHLDRHELWVPNTFAIHTFRIVMISIQPQYSYTVVETLMQHLDSNFKSSPKTRTSLAVVLSKIIAIAAGESVGPSALDIINNLLTHLRTSVSTTTEITPEESQYQEALINALGEFANHHPDYQKIEIMLFIMNTVPDLSKKSRGDQMLQNILLKSLLKVGTQYSTVSFEKAFPASFLQPLLKMARAPHDPTRMVVMQIFQALLDRHQNEQVLSSVSVKPYPALSQEPPSRSDIIFTHKYGANIMQALIDSMALSDRVDALTSSFNTAALLIVEMSCNETVQEFLLFILGIQQVASTVDTLGNVHKCNLHAISIALLVLISRVSGINNLLDYAQKIVDARREEATHFLPPLLEPKKMSGKNLNLALPHLSIDKLALGECLQNAGMDAQRLNTGTPYTLNQTDHPGHRHSWVESVSTQLTQRNSSADLTVYNGDVDSVSSSPGVCKKLLAPEFNFEAMKRALAEPTEAAKREQRERQMQIVRNFREGEFDDLMRRTEPKHDLIQNRLNELFNSLAVERQITQSDNKAAQLQASNEKPIYETNFPELFYY; this is translated from the exons ATGCCTG GCTGCTGTGGGTGCTGCTCGGCCCTGAGGCCGCGCTACAAGCGCCTGGTCGACAACATCTTCCCCGTGAATCCGGAGGACGGTCTGGTGAAGTCCAACATGGAGAAACTAACCTTCTACTCGCTCAGCTCACCGGACAAGCTGGATCGAATTGGCGAATACTTGTACCAGAAGGCCACCAAGGACATCAACCGAAAGCGATACAA GCTGGCTGAGATCGCCATGGAGGCCATGGACCTGCTGCTTCAGGCCTGCCATGCCCAGACCACTCTTAACCTCTTCGTGGAGTCGTTTCTTCGTATGGTACAGAAGCTGCTGGAGGACTCAAACCCTAATCTCAAGATTATGGCAACCAATTCG TTTGTTAAATTCGCCAACATCAATGAGGACACCCCTTCCTACCATCGCCGTTACGACTTCTTCATCTCGAAATTTTCGTCGATGTGCCACAGCGATGCGGCCAGTTTGCGGGACAGTCTGAGACTAGCTGGAATCAAGGGCCTGCAGGGAGTCATCCGGAAAACTGTGTCCGACGACCTGGTGGAGAACATTTGGGAGGCCCAGCACATGGAGAAGATTGTGCCCTCGCTGCTCTTCAATATGCAG TTTTGTGTAAACGTTATGTTCGTGAAGAAAAATTTACTGGCG TCAGGTGATCTCACTCCCGTGGAAGACGCCACCAATGTAACGCCACCGGCACTGGCCGAGGAAGTGCTCCGAGAACTGGTGGGTCGCGCCTCCTTCGGACACATTCGTAGTGTGCTGAAGCCGTTGTTGAC TCATTTGGACCGTCATGAGCTGTGGGTGCCCAACACATTTGCGATCCATACATTCCGTATTGTCATGATCTCCATCCAGCCGCAGTACTCGTACACTGTGGTGGAGACGCTGATGCAGCATCTTGATAGCAACTTCAAGTCTTCGCCCAAAACACGCACATCGCTGGCTGTTGTGCTGTCGAAGATTATCGCCATAGCGGCGGGCGAAAGTGTTGGACCATCCGCCCTGGACATCATCAATAACCTGCTGACCCACCTCCGCACCAGCGTCAGCACCACCACCGAGATCACGCCGGAGGAGTCGCAGTACCAGGAGGCGCTGATCAACGCTCTGGGAGAGTTCGCCAACCACCATCCGGACTATCAGAAGATCGAAATCATGTTATTCATCATGAACACGGTGCCCGATCTCTCGAAGAAGAGTCGGGGCGATCAGATGCTACAGAACATACTGCTCAAGTCCCTGCTCAAAGTTGGCACCCAGTACAGCACTGTCTCGTTCGAGAAGGCATTCCCGGCCTCTTTCCTGCAGCCTCTGCTGAAGATGGCCCGGGCGCCTCATGATCCCACTCGAATGGTTGTTATGCAGATCTTCCAGGCGCTGCTCGACCGCCACCAGAACGAACAGGTGCTTAGCAGCGTCTCTGTGAAGCCATACCCTGCGCTGTCCCAGGAACCACCATCCCGCTCCGACATAATCTTCACGCATAAGTACGGAGCGAATATCATGCAGGCGCTCATCGACAGCATGGCCCTCTCGGATCGCGTTGACGCGCTGACCTCCAGCTTTAACACCGCCGCCCTGCTCATCGTGGAGATGTCCTGCAACGAAACAGTACAGGAGTTTCTGCTATTCATCTTGGG CATTCAGCAAGTAGCAAGTACTGTGGACACCCTGGGAAATGTGCATAAATGCAATTTGCACGCCATTTCCATTGCCCTGTTGGTGCTTATCTCACGAGTAAGTGGAATTAACAACCTTCTGGACTACGCCCAGAAAATTGTGGACGCGCGTCGCGAGGAAGCCACCCACTTCCTACCGCCCCTACTGGAGCCCAAGAAAATGTCCGGCAAGAACCTGAACCTGGCGCTCCCACACCTCTCCATTGATAAACTGGCGCTGGGAGAGTGCCTGCAAAACGCGGGCATGGATGCCCAGCGACTAAATACTGGCACCCCGTATACTCTTAACCAGACGGACCACCCGGGCCACCGTCACTCATGGGTGGAGTCCGTCAGCACTCAGCTAACGCAGCGAAACAGCTCGGCAGACCTCACCGTCTACAACGGGGACGTGGACAGCGTGAGCAGTTCCCCTGGTGTCTGCAAGAAGCTTTTAGCTCCGGAGTTCAACTTCGAGGCTATGAAGCGGGCTCTGGCAGAACCCACGGAGGCTGCCAAGAGGGAGCAGCGAGAACGCCAGATGCAGATTGTGCGGAACTTCCGAGAAGGTGAATTTGACGATCTGATGAGACGCACTGAACCCAAG CACGATCTCATTCAGAATCGCCTAAACGAGCTTTTTAATTCCCTGGCCGTGGAACGACAGATCACGCAGAGCGACAATAAGGCGGCTCAACTGCAGGCGAGCAATGAGAAGCCCATCTATGAGACGAACTTCCCCGAACTCTTTTATTACTAA
- the LOC6495416 gene encoding protein EFR3 homolog cmp44E isoform X1, translating into MALIRCCFEPPELPEFFDSFVQRCTDPSCCCGCCSALRPRYKRLVDNIFPVNPEDGLVKSNMEKLTFYSLSSPDKLDRIGEYLYQKATKDINRKRYKLAEIAMEAMDLLLQACHAQTTLNLFVESFLRMVQKLLEDSNPNLKIMATNSFVKFANINEDTPSYHRRYDFFISKFSSMCHSDAASLRDSLRLAGIKGLQGVIRKTVSDDLVENIWEAQHMEKIVPSLLFNMQFCVNVMFVKKNLLASGDLTPVEDATNVTPPALAEEVLRELVGRASFGHIRSVLKPLLTHLDRHELWVPNTFAIHTFRIVMISIQPQYSYTVVETLMQHLDSNFKSSPKTRTSLAVVLSKIIAIAAGESVGPSALDIINNLLTHLRTSVSTTTEITPEESQYQEALINALGEFANHHPDYQKIEIMLFIMNTVPDLSKKSRGDQMLQNILLKSLLKVGTQYSTVSFEKAFPASFLQPLLKMARAPHDPTRMVVMQIFQALLDRHQNEQVLSSVSVKPYPALSQEPPSRSDIIFTHKYGANIMQALIDSMALSDRVDALTSSFNTAALLIVEMSCNETVQEFLLFILGIQQVASTVDTLGNVHKCNLHAISIALLVLISRVSGINNLLDYAQKIVDARREEATHFLPPLLEPKKMSGKNLNLALPHLSIDKLALGECLQNAGMDAQRLNTGTPYTLNQTDHPGHRHSWVESVSTQLTQRNSSADLTVYNGDVDSVSSSPGVCKKLLAPEFNFEAMKRALAEPTEAAKREQRERQMQIVRNFREGEFDDLMRRTEPKHDLIQNRLNELFNSLAVERQITQSDNKAAQLQASNEKPIYETNFPELFYY; encoded by the exons atggCCCTGATACGTTGCTGCTTCGAACCGCCGGAATTACCCGAGTTCTTCGACAGTTTTGTGCAGAGATGCACGGATCCAAGTT GCTGCTGTGGGTGCTGCTCGGCCCTGAGGCCGCGCTACAAGCGCCTGGTCGACAACATCTTCCCCGTGAATCCGGAGGACGGTCTGGTGAAGTCCAACATGGAGAAACTAACCTTCTACTCGCTCAGCTCACCGGACAAGCTGGATCGAATTGGCGAATACTTGTACCAGAAGGCCACCAAGGACATCAACCGAAAGCGATACAA GCTGGCTGAGATCGCCATGGAGGCCATGGACCTGCTGCTTCAGGCCTGCCATGCCCAGACCACTCTTAACCTCTTCGTGGAGTCGTTTCTTCGTATGGTACAGAAGCTGCTGGAGGACTCAAACCCTAATCTCAAGATTATGGCAACCAATTCG TTTGTTAAATTCGCCAACATCAATGAGGACACCCCTTCCTACCATCGCCGTTACGACTTCTTCATCTCGAAATTTTCGTCGATGTGCCACAGCGATGCGGCCAGTTTGCGGGACAGTCTGAGACTAGCTGGAATCAAGGGCCTGCAGGGAGTCATCCGGAAAACTGTGTCCGACGACCTGGTGGAGAACATTTGGGAGGCCCAGCACATGGAGAAGATTGTGCCCTCGCTGCTCTTCAATATGCAG TTTTGTGTAAACGTTATGTTCGTGAAGAAAAATTTACTGGCG TCAGGTGATCTCACTCCCGTGGAAGACGCCACCAATGTAACGCCACCGGCACTGGCCGAGGAAGTGCTCCGAGAACTGGTGGGTCGCGCCTCCTTCGGACACATTCGTAGTGTGCTGAAGCCGTTGTTGAC TCATTTGGACCGTCATGAGCTGTGGGTGCCCAACACATTTGCGATCCATACATTCCGTATTGTCATGATCTCCATCCAGCCGCAGTACTCGTACACTGTGGTGGAGACGCTGATGCAGCATCTTGATAGCAACTTCAAGTCTTCGCCCAAAACACGCACATCGCTGGCTGTTGTGCTGTCGAAGATTATCGCCATAGCGGCGGGCGAAAGTGTTGGACCATCCGCCCTGGACATCATCAATAACCTGCTGACCCACCTCCGCACCAGCGTCAGCACCACCACCGAGATCACGCCGGAGGAGTCGCAGTACCAGGAGGCGCTGATCAACGCTCTGGGAGAGTTCGCCAACCACCATCCGGACTATCAGAAGATCGAAATCATGTTATTCATCATGAACACGGTGCCCGATCTCTCGAAGAAGAGTCGGGGCGATCAGATGCTACAGAACATACTGCTCAAGTCCCTGCTCAAAGTTGGCACCCAGTACAGCACTGTCTCGTTCGAGAAGGCATTCCCGGCCTCTTTCCTGCAGCCTCTGCTGAAGATGGCCCGGGCGCCTCATGATCCCACTCGAATGGTTGTTATGCAGATCTTCCAGGCGCTGCTCGACCGCCACCAGAACGAACAGGTGCTTAGCAGCGTCTCTGTGAAGCCATACCCTGCGCTGTCCCAGGAACCACCATCCCGCTCCGACATAATCTTCACGCATAAGTACGGAGCGAATATCATGCAGGCGCTCATCGACAGCATGGCCCTCTCGGATCGCGTTGACGCGCTGACCTCCAGCTTTAACACCGCCGCCCTGCTCATCGTGGAGATGTCCTGCAACGAAACAGTACAGGAGTTTCTGCTATTCATCTTGGG CATTCAGCAAGTAGCAAGTACTGTGGACACCCTGGGAAATGTGCATAAATGCAATTTGCACGCCATTTCCATTGCCCTGTTGGTGCTTATCTCACGAGTAAGTGGAATTAACAACCTTCTGGACTACGCCCAGAAAATTGTGGACGCGCGTCGCGAGGAAGCCACCCACTTCCTACCGCCCCTACTGGAGCCCAAGAAAATGTCCGGCAAGAACCTGAACCTGGCGCTCCCACACCTCTCCATTGATAAACTGGCGCTGGGAGAGTGCCTGCAAAACGCGGGCATGGATGCCCAGCGACTAAATACTGGCACCCCGTATACTCTTAACCAGACGGACCACCCGGGCCACCGTCACTCATGGGTGGAGTCCGTCAGCACTCAGCTAACGCAGCGAAACAGCTCGGCAGACCTCACCGTCTACAACGGGGACGTGGACAGCGTGAGCAGTTCCCCTGGTGTCTGCAAGAAGCTTTTAGCTCCGGAGTTCAACTTCGAGGCTATGAAGCGGGCTCTGGCAGAACCCACGGAGGCTGCCAAGAGGGAGCAGCGAGAACGCCAGATGCAGATTGTGCGGAACTTCCGAGAAGGTGAATTTGACGATCTGATGAGACGCACTGAACCCAAG CACGATCTCATTCAGAATCGCCTAAACGAGCTTTTTAATTCCCTGGCCGTGGAACGACAGATCACGCAGAGCGACAATAAGGCGGCTCAACTGCAGGCGAGCAATGAGAAGCCCATCTATGAGACGAACTTCCCCGAACTCTTTTATTACTAA
- the LOC6495416 gene encoding protein EFR3 homolog cmp44E isoform X2, with the protein MALIRCCFEPPELPEFFDSFVQRCTDPSCCCGCCSALRPRYKRLVDNIFPVNPEDGLVKSNMEKLTFYSLSSPDKLDRIGEYLYQKATKDINRKRYKLAEIAMEAMDLLLQACHAQTTLNLFVESFLRMVQKLLEDSNPNLKIMATNSFVKFANINEDTPSYHRRYDFFISKFSSMCHSDAASLRDSLRLAGIKGLQGVIRKTVSDDLVENIWEAQHMEKIVPSLLFNMQSGDLTPVEDATNVTPPALAEEVLRELVGRASFGHIRSVLKPLLTHLDRHELWVPNTFAIHTFRIVMISIQPQYSYTVVETLMQHLDSNFKSSPKTRTSLAVVLSKIIAIAAGESVGPSALDIINNLLTHLRTSVSTTTEITPEESQYQEALINALGEFANHHPDYQKIEIMLFIMNTVPDLSKKSRGDQMLQNILLKSLLKVGTQYSTVSFEKAFPASFLQPLLKMARAPHDPTRMVVMQIFQALLDRHQNEQVLSSVSVKPYPALSQEPPSRSDIIFTHKYGANIMQALIDSMALSDRVDALTSSFNTAALLIVEMSCNETVQEFLLFILGIQQVASTVDTLGNVHKCNLHAISIALLVLISRVSGINNLLDYAQKIVDARREEATHFLPPLLEPKKMSGKNLNLALPHLSIDKLALGECLQNAGMDAQRLNTGTPYTLNQTDHPGHRHSWVESVSTQLTQRNSSADLTVYNGDVDSVSSSPGVCKKLLAPEFNFEAMKRALAEPTEAAKREQRERQMQIVRNFREGEFDDLMRRTEPKHDLIQNRLNELFNSLAVERQITQSDNKAAQLQASNEKPIYETNFPELFYY; encoded by the exons atggCCCTGATACGTTGCTGCTTCGAACCGCCGGAATTACCCGAGTTCTTCGACAGTTTTGTGCAGAGATGCACGGATCCAAGTT GCTGCTGTGGGTGCTGCTCGGCCCTGAGGCCGCGCTACAAGCGCCTGGTCGACAACATCTTCCCCGTGAATCCGGAGGACGGTCTGGTGAAGTCCAACATGGAGAAACTAACCTTCTACTCGCTCAGCTCACCGGACAAGCTGGATCGAATTGGCGAATACTTGTACCAGAAGGCCACCAAGGACATCAACCGAAAGCGATACAA GCTGGCTGAGATCGCCATGGAGGCCATGGACCTGCTGCTTCAGGCCTGCCATGCCCAGACCACTCTTAACCTCTTCGTGGAGTCGTTTCTTCGTATGGTACAGAAGCTGCTGGAGGACTCAAACCCTAATCTCAAGATTATGGCAACCAATTCG TTTGTTAAATTCGCCAACATCAATGAGGACACCCCTTCCTACCATCGCCGTTACGACTTCTTCATCTCGAAATTTTCGTCGATGTGCCACAGCGATGCGGCCAGTTTGCGGGACAGTCTGAGACTAGCTGGAATCAAGGGCCTGCAGGGAGTCATCCGGAAAACTGTGTCCGACGACCTGGTGGAGAACATTTGGGAGGCCCAGCACATGGAGAAGATTGTGCCCTCGCTGCTCTTCAATATGCAG TCAGGTGATCTCACTCCCGTGGAAGACGCCACCAATGTAACGCCACCGGCACTGGCCGAGGAAGTGCTCCGAGAACTGGTGGGTCGCGCCTCCTTCGGACACATTCGTAGTGTGCTGAAGCCGTTGTTGAC TCATTTGGACCGTCATGAGCTGTGGGTGCCCAACACATTTGCGATCCATACATTCCGTATTGTCATGATCTCCATCCAGCCGCAGTACTCGTACACTGTGGTGGAGACGCTGATGCAGCATCTTGATAGCAACTTCAAGTCTTCGCCCAAAACACGCACATCGCTGGCTGTTGTGCTGTCGAAGATTATCGCCATAGCGGCGGGCGAAAGTGTTGGACCATCCGCCCTGGACATCATCAATAACCTGCTGACCCACCTCCGCACCAGCGTCAGCACCACCACCGAGATCACGCCGGAGGAGTCGCAGTACCAGGAGGCGCTGATCAACGCTCTGGGAGAGTTCGCCAACCACCATCCGGACTATCAGAAGATCGAAATCATGTTATTCATCATGAACACGGTGCCCGATCTCTCGAAGAAGAGTCGGGGCGATCAGATGCTACAGAACATACTGCTCAAGTCCCTGCTCAAAGTTGGCACCCAGTACAGCACTGTCTCGTTCGAGAAGGCATTCCCGGCCTCTTTCCTGCAGCCTCTGCTGAAGATGGCCCGGGCGCCTCATGATCCCACTCGAATGGTTGTTATGCAGATCTTCCAGGCGCTGCTCGACCGCCACCAGAACGAACAGGTGCTTAGCAGCGTCTCTGTGAAGCCATACCCTGCGCTGTCCCAGGAACCACCATCCCGCTCCGACATAATCTTCACGCATAAGTACGGAGCGAATATCATGCAGGCGCTCATCGACAGCATGGCCCTCTCGGATCGCGTTGACGCGCTGACCTCCAGCTTTAACACCGCCGCCCTGCTCATCGTGGAGATGTCCTGCAACGAAACAGTACAGGAGTTTCTGCTATTCATCTTGGG CATTCAGCAAGTAGCAAGTACTGTGGACACCCTGGGAAATGTGCATAAATGCAATTTGCACGCCATTTCCATTGCCCTGTTGGTGCTTATCTCACGAGTAAGTGGAATTAACAACCTTCTGGACTACGCCCAGAAAATTGTGGACGCGCGTCGCGAGGAAGCCACCCACTTCCTACCGCCCCTACTGGAGCCCAAGAAAATGTCCGGCAAGAACCTGAACCTGGCGCTCCCACACCTCTCCATTGATAAACTGGCGCTGGGAGAGTGCCTGCAAAACGCGGGCATGGATGCCCAGCGACTAAATACTGGCACCCCGTATACTCTTAACCAGACGGACCACCCGGGCCACCGTCACTCATGGGTGGAGTCCGTCAGCACTCAGCTAACGCAGCGAAACAGCTCGGCAGACCTCACCGTCTACAACGGGGACGTGGACAGCGTGAGCAGTTCCCCTGGTGTCTGCAAGAAGCTTTTAGCTCCGGAGTTCAACTTCGAGGCTATGAAGCGGGCTCTGGCAGAACCCACGGAGGCTGCCAAGAGGGAGCAGCGAGAACGCCAGATGCAGATTGTGCGGAACTTCCGAGAAGGTGAATTTGACGATCTGATGAGACGCACTGAACCCAAG CACGATCTCATTCAGAATCGCCTAAACGAGCTTTTTAATTCCCTGGCCGTGGAACGACAGATCACGCAGAGCGACAATAAGGCGGCTCAACTGCAGGCGAGCAATGAGAAGCCCATCTATGAGACGAACTTCCCCGAACTCTTTTATTACTAA
- the LOC6495416 gene encoding protein EFR3 homolog cmp44E isoform X5 — translation MPGCCGCCSALRPRYKRLVDNIFPVNPEDGLVKSNMEKLTFYSLSSPDKLDRIGEYLYQKATKDINRKRYKLAEIAMEAMDLLLQACHAQTTLNLFVESFLRMVQKLLEDSNPNLKIMATNSFVKFANINEDTPSYHRRYDFFISKFSSMCHSDAASLRDSLRLAGIKGLQGVIRKTVSDDLVENIWEAQHMEKIVPSLLFNMQSGDLTPVEDATNVTPPALAEEVLRELVGRASFGHIRSVLKPLLTHLDRHELWVPNTFAIHTFRIVMISIQPQYSYTVVETLMQHLDSNFKSSPKTRTSLAVVLSKIIAIAAGESVGPSALDIINNLLTHLRTSVSTTTEITPEESQYQEALINALGEFANHHPDYQKIEIMLFIMNTVPDLSKKSRGDQMLQNILLKSLLKVGTQYSTVSFEKAFPASFLQPLLKMARAPHDPTRMVVMQIFQALLDRHQNEQVLSSVSVKPYPALSQEPPSRSDIIFTHKYGANIMQALIDSMALSDRVDALTSSFNTAALLIVEMSCNETVQEFLLFILGIQQVASTVDTLGNVHKCNLHAISIALLVLISRVSGINNLLDYAQKIVDARREEATHFLPPLLEPKKMSGKNLNLALPHLSIDKLALGECLQNAGMDAQRLNTGTPYTLNQTDHPGHRHSWVESVSTQLTQRNSSADLTVYNGDVDSVSSSPGVCKKLLAPEFNFEAMKRALAEPTEAAKREQRERQMQIVRNFREGEFDDLMRRTEPKHDLIQNRLNELFNSLAVERQITQSDNKAAQLQASNEKPIYETNFPELFYY, via the exons ATGCCTG GCTGCTGTGGGTGCTGCTCGGCCCTGAGGCCGCGCTACAAGCGCCTGGTCGACAACATCTTCCCCGTGAATCCGGAGGACGGTCTGGTGAAGTCCAACATGGAGAAACTAACCTTCTACTCGCTCAGCTCACCGGACAAGCTGGATCGAATTGGCGAATACTTGTACCAGAAGGCCACCAAGGACATCAACCGAAAGCGATACAA GCTGGCTGAGATCGCCATGGAGGCCATGGACCTGCTGCTTCAGGCCTGCCATGCCCAGACCACTCTTAACCTCTTCGTGGAGTCGTTTCTTCGTATGGTACAGAAGCTGCTGGAGGACTCAAACCCTAATCTCAAGATTATGGCAACCAATTCG TTTGTTAAATTCGCCAACATCAATGAGGACACCCCTTCCTACCATCGCCGTTACGACTTCTTCATCTCGAAATTTTCGTCGATGTGCCACAGCGATGCGGCCAGTTTGCGGGACAGTCTGAGACTAGCTGGAATCAAGGGCCTGCAGGGAGTCATCCGGAAAACTGTGTCCGACGACCTGGTGGAGAACATTTGGGAGGCCCAGCACATGGAGAAGATTGTGCCCTCGCTGCTCTTCAATATGCAG TCAGGTGATCTCACTCCCGTGGAAGACGCCACCAATGTAACGCCACCGGCACTGGCCGAGGAAGTGCTCCGAGAACTGGTGGGTCGCGCCTCCTTCGGACACATTCGTAGTGTGCTGAAGCCGTTGTTGAC TCATTTGGACCGTCATGAGCTGTGGGTGCCCAACACATTTGCGATCCATACATTCCGTATTGTCATGATCTCCATCCAGCCGCAGTACTCGTACACTGTGGTGGAGACGCTGATGCAGCATCTTGATAGCAACTTCAAGTCTTCGCCCAAAACACGCACATCGCTGGCTGTTGTGCTGTCGAAGATTATCGCCATAGCGGCGGGCGAAAGTGTTGGACCATCCGCCCTGGACATCATCAATAACCTGCTGACCCACCTCCGCACCAGCGTCAGCACCACCACCGAGATCACGCCGGAGGAGTCGCAGTACCAGGAGGCGCTGATCAACGCTCTGGGAGAGTTCGCCAACCACCATCCGGACTATCAGAAGATCGAAATCATGTTATTCATCATGAACACGGTGCCCGATCTCTCGAAGAAGAGTCGGGGCGATCAGATGCTACAGAACATACTGCTCAAGTCCCTGCTCAAAGTTGGCACCCAGTACAGCACTGTCTCGTTCGAGAAGGCATTCCCGGCCTCTTTCCTGCAGCCTCTGCTGAAGATGGCCCGGGCGCCTCATGATCCCACTCGAATGGTTGTTATGCAGATCTTCCAGGCGCTGCTCGACCGCCACCAGAACGAACAGGTGCTTAGCAGCGTCTCTGTGAAGCCATACCCTGCGCTGTCCCAGGAACCACCATCCCGCTCCGACATAATCTTCACGCATAAGTACGGAGCGAATATCATGCAGGCGCTCATCGACAGCATGGCCCTCTCGGATCGCGTTGACGCGCTGACCTCCAGCTTTAACACCGCCGCCCTGCTCATCGTGGAGATGTCCTGCAACGAAACAGTACAGGAGTTTCTGCTATTCATCTTGGG CATTCAGCAAGTAGCAAGTACTGTGGACACCCTGGGAAATGTGCATAAATGCAATTTGCACGCCATTTCCATTGCCCTGTTGGTGCTTATCTCACGAGTAAGTGGAATTAACAACCTTCTGGACTACGCCCAGAAAATTGTGGACGCGCGTCGCGAGGAAGCCACCCACTTCCTACCGCCCCTACTGGAGCCCAAGAAAATGTCCGGCAAGAACCTGAACCTGGCGCTCCCACACCTCTCCATTGATAAACTGGCGCTGGGAGAGTGCCTGCAAAACGCGGGCATGGATGCCCAGCGACTAAATACTGGCACCCCGTATACTCTTAACCAGACGGACCACCCGGGCCACCGTCACTCATGGGTGGAGTCCGTCAGCACTCAGCTAACGCAGCGAAACAGCTCGGCAGACCTCACCGTCTACAACGGGGACGTGGACAGCGTGAGCAGTTCCCCTGGTGTCTGCAAGAAGCTTTTAGCTCCGGAGTTCAACTTCGAGGCTATGAAGCGGGCTCTGGCAGAACCCACGGAGGCTGCCAAGAGGGAGCAGCGAGAACGCCAGATGCAGATTGTGCGGAACTTCCGAGAAGGTGAATTTGACGATCTGATGAGACGCACTGAACCCAAG CACGATCTCATTCAGAATCGCCTAAACGAGCTTTTTAATTCCCTGGCCGTGGAACGACAGATCACGCAGAGCGACAATAAGGCGGCTCAACTGCAGGCGAGCAATGAGAAGCCCATCTATGAGACGAACTTCCCCGAACTCTTTTATTACTAA